A section of the Penaeus chinensis breed Huanghai No. 1 chromosome 17, ASM1920278v2, whole genome shotgun sequence genome encodes:
- the LOC125034040 gene encoding uncharacterized protein LOC125034040, producing the protein MLLCKCQSFTGFHEVLRTELQCQAQINPHAGLLDKSHIMYALCRHLPKQRFWAPRLLPAPRDSLRHHGASLSSNGIDTQNDIKWLYPVGSSVEKMNVAATHSQLNLIASLTLRSAVPVSTAHFHQTLVHLQRKVASLRTCFRQRDQALWLCEMMEPQIDFQVIKNADLETEIDKLIVKPFVKPAVEPVWLARLLQTSDEPSYCGPELKDFPHQYNFIFFFHHGAVDGISGLLILTAFQKLLEDVVTGAYIDQEQYGRLVSEEQTMKLERETLDKLESNPEEFQRLVDEMAGTMSTPLINQAFSTPAKEEFPTRILQRVFKAHQLHTLQGRCRSHGITLNSALASVINTALVELVAEAGLERDAYTITSQHAINKRRYWKGDSSTVLGNHVGPMSHTMHTPRDNRKNFWAYAKRFDAEFRQKLKEGYIFQEKIIRSKLLPEDYSHEAFYSSPPPTVYDYFMTNIVIPHKFDHGTGKVIRLTEYRNLCNISRCDYPMIHMLNDMSQEEVNYTLMYATGRLSHDTAQAFLDKIMDVLSYTVK; encoded by the exons ATGCTGCTCTGCAAGTGCCAGTCATTCACAGGATTCCATGAAGTTCTGAGGACAGAACTGCAGTGTCAG GCACAGATTAATCCCCACGCTGGCCTTCTAGACAAATCCCACATCATGTACGCTTTGTGTCGACACCTTCCGAAGCAGAGATTCTGGGCCCCACGCCTGCTGCCCGCGCCGAGGGACTCACTTCGACACCACGGCGCGTCTCTCTCATC GAACGGAATAGACACACAGAACGACATAAAATGGCTTTATCCAGTAGGGAGTTCAGTCGAGAAGATGAACGTGGCAGCGACGCACTCTCAGCTGAACCTCATAGCGAGCTTGACGTTGAGAAGCGCCGTGCCCGTCTCCACGGCGCACTTCCACCAGACGCTCGTCCACCTCCAGAG GAAAGTCGCGTCCTTGAGAACGTGTTTCCGACAAAGAGACCAAGCGCTGTGGTTGTGTGAGATGATGGAACCCCAAATTGACTTTCAG GTGATAAAAAACGCAGACCTCGAGACGGAAATTGATAAACTGATAGTCAAGCCTTTTGTCAAGCCTGCCGTAGAGCCAGTGTGGCTTGCTCGCCTCCTACAGACTTCCGACGAGCCTTCCTACTGTGGTCCAGAACTGAAGGACTTTCCTCACCAATAcaacttcatctttttcttccaccACGGGGCTGTGGACGGGATCTCGGGCTTGCTGATCCTCACCGCGTTTCAGAAACTACTCGAAGACGTGGTCACAGGCGCTTATATCGACCAAGAGCAGTATGGAAGGCTTGTGAGTGAGGAACAGACCATGAAACTAGAGAGGGAAACTCTGGACAAGTTAGAAAGCAATCCGGAGGAGTTTCAGAGGTTGGTCGACGAAATGGCAGGGACGATGTCCACTCCTCTGATCAACCAGGCGTTCAGTACTCCGGCGAAAGAGGAATTCCCCACAAGGATTTTGCAGAGGGTCTTCAAGGCTCACCAGCTACACACTTTGCAAGGAAGATGTCGCTCTCACGGAATCACCCTCAACTCGGCACTGGCCTCAGTGATAAACACAGCTTTGGTCGAGCTGGTTGCAGAGGCGGGGCTGGAGAGGGACGCCTACACCATCACCAGCCAGCACGCCATCAACAAGAGGCGCTATTGGAAAGGCGACAGTTCCACGGTGCTCGGGAACCACGTGGGCCCCATGTCCCACACCATGCACACACCCCGCGACAACAGGAAGAACTTCTGGGCATATGCCAAGCGGTTCGACGCCGAGTTCCGCCAGAAGCTGAAGGAGGGATACATCTTCCAGGAGAAGATTATCAGGTCCAAGCTCCTCCCTGAGGACTACAGCCACGAGGCCTTCTACAGCTCTCCACCGCCTACTGTGTATGATTACTTTATGACCAACATTGTCATACCCCACAAATTTGACCATGGAACAGGAAAGGTCATTCGGCTGACTGAATACAGGAATCTGTGTAACATCAGTCGCTGTGATTATCCCATGATACATATGCTGAACGACATGTCCCAGGAGGAGGTTAattacacactcatgtatgccACTGGTCGGTTAAGTCATGATACAGCTCAAGCTTTTCTTGACAAAATAATGGATGTGTTGTCATATACGGTGAAATGA